In one Armatimonadota bacterium genomic region, the following are encoded:
- a CDS encoding DUF554 domain-containing protein → MEGTIVNAMAVTAGGLAGVALRHRFPERVRETVMAGIGLATLLIGFQMALQTGNVLIVIASLVLGGIIGEAIHIEEGIEALGRWAERMYGSQTNENTVAAAFVTSSLLFCVGPMTVLGAIQDGLGQTPVLLYTKSLLDGISAVAIGAALGVGVLLSAGTVLLYQGALTLAAGAVHSVMTQEMTRELTATGGALIIGLGLGILRVRKVRVGNMLPALVISVLLTAALPYLRVLTRAVGL, encoded by the coding sequence ATGGAAGGCACGATCGTCAACGCCATGGCCGTCACCGCCGGAGGGCTGGCAGGGGTGGCCCTGCGCCACCGGTTTCCCGAGCGGGTGCGCGAGACGGTCATGGCGGGCATCGGCCTGGCCACCCTGCTTATCGGCTTTCAGATGGCGCTGCAGACCGGCAACGTGCTTATCGTAATCGCGAGTCTCGTGCTCGGGGGAATCATCGGAGAGGCGATCCACATCGAGGAGGGCATCGAAGCGCTGGGGCGTTGGGCCGAGCGGATGTACGGGTCCCAGACAAACGAGAACACCGTGGCGGCGGCGTTCGTCACGAGCAGTCTGCTGTTCTGCGTCGGGCCGATGACCGTGCTCGGCGCGATCCAGGATGGGCTGGGGCAGACGCCCGTGCTTCTCTATACGAAGTCGCTCCTGGACGGCATCTCGGCGGTCGCCATCGGCGCGGCGCTGGGTGTCGGCGTGCTGCTGTCGGCGGGTACGGTGCTGCTCTACCAGGGCGCGCTGACGCTGGCGGCAGGCGCGGTGCACAGCGTCATGACACAGGAGATGACGCGCGAGCTCACCGCCACCGGCGGCGCCCTGATTATCGGGCTGGGCCTGGGGATCCTCCGGGTTCGCAAGGTCCGCGTTGGTAACATGCTTCCGGCGCTGGTCATCTCCGTCCTGCTGACGGCCGCGCTGCCATACCTGCGGGTCTTGACGCGCGCCGTGGGCCTGTAG
- a CDS encoding HDIG domain-containing protein: MTEDAVRLPARDEAWALLCEWTPTPNLRKHMLAVEAAMRSYARQFGEDEDLWGMVGLLHDMDYERFPSADAGHPIRGVEHLRAMGYPEVVCRAILSHADYTGVSRQSRMEHTLHACDELTGFIVAVALVRPSRSLDDVDAAAVRRKMKDKAFARAVDRDEMLRATETLGVPFEEHTTLVIAAMRDVAPALGLAGAV, encoded by the coding sequence ATGACAGAGGACGCCGTACGCCTGCCCGCGCGCGACGAAGCCTGGGCCCTCCTGTGCGAGTGGACGCCCACCCCAAACCTGCGCAAGCACATGCTCGCGGTAGAGGCCGCGATGCGCTCTTATGCCAGGCAGTTCGGGGAGGACGAGGACCTCTGGGGAATGGTGGGTCTGCTACACGACATGGACTACGAGCGGTTTCCTTCCGCGGACGCCGGACACCCGATCCGGGGAGTCGAGCACCTGCGGGCGATGGGCTATCCCGAGGTCGTGTGCCGGGCGATCCTCTCCCACGCCGACTACACCGGCGTGTCCAGGCAGTCACGCATGGAACACACGCTGCACGCCTGCGATGAACTCACCGGGTTCATCGTGGCGGTTGCGCTCGTCCGGCCCTCGCGCAGCCTCGACGACGTGGATGCCGCGGCCGTTCGCAGGAAGATGAAGGACAAGGCATTCGCCCGCGCTGTGGACCGGGACGAGATGTTGCGCGCCACGGAGACGCTGGGCGTGCCGTTCGAGGAGCACACAACGCTTGTGATCGCGGCGATGCGCGATGTCGCGCCGGCGCTGGGCCTTGCCGGAGCGGTCTGA
- a CDS encoding ParB/RepB/Spo0J family partition protein gives MADTERQAPDPAHSPRRALGRGLGALIPGAGPEAPSGAIELPIDRIRPNRMQPRTGFDEESLAEMGASIREHGVLQPVLVRPMPDGYELVAGERRWRAAAAAGLRTVPALVRHLDDRGALEAALVENLQRENLNPMERATAYRRLQDEFHLTQEAVARRVGRSQPSVANTLRLLTLPAEVQASLTAGRITEGHARALLAIEDPRRLLAVWKEVEAKGLSVRETESRARPRAISRGIPARARRDAGEINIIQQRLQDALGTQVRLRLRRNGSGEIRITFYTPADLERLLDALTRQGGKPR, from the coding sequence GTGGCCGACACTGAACGCCAAGCCCCTGACCCGGCGCATTCTCCGCGGCGCGCCCTGGGCCGCGGGCTGGGAGCCCTGATCCCCGGAGCCGGACCAGAGGCCCCATCCGGAGCCATCGAGCTGCCGATAGACAGGATCCGGCCTAACCGCATGCAGCCCCGTACTGGATTTGACGAGGAGTCCCTGGCGGAGATGGGCGCATCCATCCGGGAGCACGGCGTGCTGCAGCCCGTGCTGGTAAGGCCCATGCCGGACGGCTACGAGCTGGTCGCCGGGGAGCGCAGGTGGCGGGCCGCGGCCGCTGCCGGGTTGAGGACCGTGCCTGCCCTGGTGCGCCACCTGGACGACCGCGGCGCCCTAGAGGCAGCGCTTGTCGAGAACCTGCAGCGCGAGAACCTCAACCCGATGGAGCGCGCAACCGCCTACCGGCGCCTCCAGGACGAGTTCCACCTCACCCAGGAGGCCGTGGCCCGCCGGGTTGGCAGGAGCCAGCCCTCGGTAGCGAACACCCTGCGCCTGCTGACTCTTCCCGCCGAGGTTCAGGCCTCGCTCACGGCAGGGCGTATCACCGAAGGTCATGCCCGGGCCTTGCTGGCGATAGAGGACCCGCGCCGCCTCCTGGCTGTCTGGAAGGAAGTGGAGGCGAAGGGCCTCTCGGTCAGGGAGACCGAATCTCGGGCCCGCCCGCGCGCTATTTCACGTGGAATACCGGCGCGCGCCCGCCGAGACGCAGGAGAGATCAATATTATTCAACAACGCCTCCAAGACGCGCTGGGAACCCAGGTGCGCCTACGGCTGCGGCGGAACGGCTCCGGCGAGATCAGGATCACCTTCTACACGCCCGCGGATCTGGAGCGGCTCCTGGACGCGTTGACGCGGCAAGGAGGAAAGCCCCGATGA
- a CDS encoding ParA family protein yields the protein MRRIIAIVNQKGGVGKSTTAVNLGACLAAEGFRTLLVDLDPQANATSGLGIERSPHSASTYDVLMNGAALEEIVVAAEVPGLYVAPSSIHMAGVEVELAGTQGPEARLRGALGTADYPLILLDCPPAMGLLTINALAAATEVLIPIQCEYYALEGLKQLLRSIELVQRHLNQGLEISGVLLTMFDSRTNLSDQVAGEVRRFFGERVYQSVIPRSVRLAEAPSHGKPITLYDPGSRGAQAYRALCQEVIQRGRH from the coding sequence GTGCGAAGGATCATCGCGATAGTCAACCAGAAAGGCGGCGTCGGCAAGTCCACGACGGCCGTCAACCTGGGCGCGTGCCTGGCAGCCGAAGGATTCCGGACGCTCCTGGTGGACCTGGACCCGCAAGCCAACGCAACCAGCGGCCTGGGCATCGAGAGGAGCCCCCACTCCGCCTCCACGTATGACGTGCTGATGAACGGCGCGGCCCTGGAGGAGATAGTGGTAGCCGCGGAGGTTCCAGGACTGTACGTTGCGCCCAGCAGTATCCACATGGCCGGGGTGGAGGTTGAGCTGGCAGGCACGCAGGGGCCGGAGGCCCGGCTCCGGGGCGCGCTGGGCACGGCCGACTACCCGCTAATCCTGCTGGACTGCCCTCCGGCCATGGGACTGCTGACGATCAACGCGCTCGCCGCGGCAACCGAGGTCCTCATACCGATTCAGTGCGAGTACTACGCGCTGGAGGGGCTGAAACAGCTTCTCCGCTCGATCGAGCTGGTGCAGAGGCACCTGAACCAGGGCCTCGAGATCAGCGGCGTGCTGCTGACGATGTTTGATTCCCGGACCAACCTCTCCGATCAGGTCGCCGGCGAAGTCCGGCGGTTCTTCGGTGAGCGCGTCTATCAGAGTGTCATTCCGCGCAGCGTGCGTCTGGCCGAGGCGCCCAGCCACGGCAAGCCGATCACGCTGTACGATCCCGGCTCGCGCGGCGCCCAGGCCTACCGGGCGCTGTGCCAGGAGGTGATACAGCGTGGCCGACACTGA
- the rsmG gene encoding 16S rRNA (guanine(527)-N(7))-methyltransferase RsmG, translating to MTTRLARLQSGTTLLGIALAPAALDRFERFLQQLLSWKGRLNLTAATSADELEGLHLLDSLLPLKACVVPPGCRVVDVGSGAGFPGVPMKIVRPDLRIVLVEASRRRVAFLEHLRVALDLPDVEIRWARAEALGREQGFREAFGLAVSRATAHLGATCELTLPLVEPGGAAVLLRGPKVAEEASAASRLVGALGGEVESCSLGTLPTTNRLRAALVLRKQRPTPPEFPRSGRRLGAPPPRKGEGPAAALKHPPEGPCEGSSR from the coding sequence GTGACCACGCGACTCGCGCGCCTGCAGTCAGGCACCACGCTGCTCGGCATCGCACTGGCCCCCGCCGCCCTTGACCGATTCGAGCGTTTCCTGCAGCAGCTGCTCTCATGGAAGGGGCGGCTGAACTTGACCGCCGCCACCAGCGCCGACGAGCTGGAGGGCCTGCACCTCCTGGACTCACTGCTCCCGCTAAAGGCCTGCGTTGTGCCGCCCGGGTGCAGGGTCGTGGACGTGGGGTCGGGCGCCGGATTCCCTGGCGTCCCGATGAAGATAGTCCGGCCGGACCTGCGCATTGTGCTGGTCGAGGCCTCCAGGCGGCGCGTTGCTTTTCTCGAGCACCTCCGGGTAGCGCTCGACCTTCCGGATGTTGAGATCCGCTGGGCGCGGGCAGAGGCGCTCGGCCGCGAGCAGGGCTTTCGGGAGGCATTTGGCCTGGCCGTCTCGCGCGCGACAGCCCATCTGGGCGCGACCTGCGAACTCACTCTTCCATTGGTGGAGCCCGGAGGCGCGGCAGTACTCCTCAGGGGCCCAAAGGTTGCTGAGGAGGCCAGCGCAGCGAGCCGGCTCGTGGGGGCGCTGGGAGGGGAGGTTGAGTCCTGCTCGCTCGGCACCCTTCCCACCACCAACCGGCTGCGCGCGGCCCTGGTGCTGCGCAAACAGCGCCCGACGCCTCCGGAGTTCCCGCGTAGCGGGCGCCGCCTGGGCGCCCCCCCGCCCCGCAAGGGGGAAGGGCCGGCCGCGGCGTTGAAGCATCCACCCGAGGGGCCGTGCGAAGGATCATCGCGATAG
- a CDS encoding YidC/Oxa1 family membrane protein insertase, translating to MFEAIVTLLQSVLQAFHGVTQNYVAAIVLLTIAIKLVLHPLTRKQLGSMKAMQALAPQMEVLRRKYKEDPKQLNAEVMNLYRAHKVNPLGGCLPLLLQLPVLYALFALLRKPGLFGGEKLFGLPLEAHPWPVQVFLDNPLLILIPVLSGLTTYYQQKMSITDPQQAKMFIFMPIMIAWFSTQFPLGLSVYWISSTVAYIAEYFIVIGPPRPVKVAPPRQPTAAAKAKRKPGAQDDR from the coding sequence GTGTTTGAAGCCATTGTGACGCTGCTGCAGAGCGTGCTCCAGGCCTTCCACGGCGTCACCCAGAACTACGTGGCGGCAATCGTGCTGCTGACGATCGCGATCAAGCTCGTCCTGCACCCCCTGACGCGCAAGCAACTTGGATCCATGAAGGCGATGCAGGCCCTGGCGCCGCAGATGGAGGTCCTGCGGCGCAAGTACAAGGAAGACCCCAAACAACTGAACGCCGAGGTGATGAACCTCTATCGCGCGCACAAGGTAAACCCGCTGGGCGGGTGTCTGCCCCTCCTGCTGCAACTGCCGGTGCTGTACGCCCTCTTCGCGCTCCTGAGAAAGCCGGGGCTGTTCGGCGGGGAGAAGCTGTTCGGGCTGCCCCTGGAGGCCCACCCCTGGCCGGTCCAGGTGTTCCTCGACAACCCCCTGCTGATCCTGATCCCAGTCCTGAGCGGCCTGACTACCTACTACCAGCAGAAGATGTCCATCACTGATCCACAACAGGCCAAGATGTTTATTTTTATGCCGATTATGATCGCATGGTTCTCCACGCAGTTCCCACTTGGCCTTTCCGTGTACTGGATCTCTTCCACGGTGGCCTACATCGCGGAGTACTTCATCGTGATCGGGCCCCCGCGCCCGGTGAAGGTAGCCCCACCCCGGCAGCCCACCGCGGCTGCGAAGGCCAAGCGCAAGCCCGGAGCCCAGGACGACCGATGA
- the yidD gene encoding membrane protein insertion efficiency factor YidD, translated as MTRILLAVIAAYRRFLSPLLPRACRFYPSCSEYAAEAIERHGALRGLPLVVRRIARCHPFHPGGHDPVPR; from the coding sequence ATGACGCGGATCCTGCTCGCCGTGATCGCGGCATACAGACGGTTTCTCTCCCCCCTGCTGCCGCGCGCCTGCCGTTTCTATCCCTCCTGTTCGGAGTATGCGGCCGAGGCAATCGAGCGCCACGGCGCGCTGCGGGGGCTGCCGCTCGTGGTGCGGCGAATCGCCCGCTGCCATCCGTTCCATCCAGGCGGACACGATCCTGTTCCAAGATGA
- the rnpA gene encoding ribonuclease P protein component: MLTHSIGRLSREEDFRRVYREGSRCTTALLVLHARPNGTERVRLGLVVSRRFGGAVARNRIRRRLREAVRAEQSRIRAGADMVVVPRRAAAAARYADLRGAVGIALDRAGMARAAEESGR; this comes from the coding sequence GTGCTCACCCACAGTATTGGCCGCTTGTCCCGAGAGGAAGACTTTCGCCGCGTGTATCGCGAAGGATCCCGCTGCACGACCGCGCTGCTCGTCCTGCACGCCCGGCCCAACGGCACCGAGCGCGTGCGCCTGGGCCTGGTCGTGAGCAGGCGGTTCGGCGGCGCCGTTGCGCGCAACCGCATCCGGCGGCGGCTGCGTGAGGCGGTCCGTGCCGAGCAATCGCGCATCCGCGCCGGCGCGGACATGGTGGTGGTTCCTCGCCGGGCAGCAGCAGCGGCGAGATACGCCGATCTTCGCGGTGCCGTGGGCATTGCCCTGGACCGGGCCGGGATGGCCCGCGCGGCGGAGGAGAGTGGCAGATGA
- a CDS encoding 50S ribosomal protein L34 — protein MKRTFQPKKRKRGRVHGFRARMRTPGGRQTLKRRRAKGRHRLTVSG, from the coding sequence GTGAAGCGAACATTTCAACCGAAGAAGCGGAAGCGCGGGCGCGTACACGGCTTTCGCGCGCGGATGCGCACACCGGGCGGGCGCCAGACGCTGAAGCGCCGGCGGGCGAAGGGGAGGCACCGGCTGACCGTCTCCGGGTAG
- a CDS encoding histidine kinase has protein sequence MSIREIIARLIEERRVAPLPVGDEAEPEVRLAVYDSPLAAPRVISLRGDDFHTLVGELAARTYAVSRERGGRVPFVVIKEIVENLIHAYFHNATVTVLDDGNTIRIADQGPGISDKERAAVPGFSTATAEMRRFIRGVGSGLPVAKEQMQFLGGSLSIEDNLDRGTVVTLRIQQEPPAPEPTPEPALRRAPAITPRQKKVLLLVAELGAAGPTTIAKELDISHSTAYRELQALEALKLATGKGRGKRTLTEEGIAFLDEIFKS, from the coding sequence ATGTCCATTCGTGAGATCATCGCGCGGCTGATCGAGGAGCGGCGCGTCGCGCCGCTGCCTGTCGGCGACGAGGCCGAGCCGGAGGTGCGCCTCGCGGTTTACGACTCGCCACTGGCGGCTCCGCGGGTGATCTCGCTGCGCGGGGACGATTTCCACACGCTCGTCGGCGAGCTGGCGGCGCGCACATATGCGGTATCGCGCGAACGCGGGGGGCGAGTGCCGTTTGTTGTCATCAAGGAGATCGTTGAGAACTTGATACACGCCTACTTCCACAACGCCACGGTCACGGTCCTCGATGACGGCAACACGATACGCATCGCCGACCAGGGACCGGGGATCTCCGACAAGGAGCGCGCCGCAGTGCCTGGGTTCTCCACCGCCACCGCCGAGATGCGGCGGTTCATCCGCGGCGTCGGCAGCGGGCTGCCGGTGGCAAAGGAGCAGATGCAGTTTCTTGGCGGCTCGCTATCCATAGAGGACAATCTGGACCGTGGCACCGTGGTCACGCTGCGCATACAGCAGGAGCCGCCCGCCCCAGAGCCGACCCCGGAGCCGGCTCTTCGTCGGGCCCCGGCGATCACCCCGCGGCAGAAGAAGGTGCTCCTGCTGGTCGCCGAGTTGGGCGCCGCCGGCCCCACGACGATCGCCAAGGAGCTCGACATCAGCCACAGCACGGCGTACCGTGAGCTTCAGGCCCTGGAAGCCCTCAAGCTCGCAACGGGGAAGGGGCGCGGCAAGCGCACCCTCACCGAGGAGGGCATTGCCTTCCTAGATGAGATCTTCAAGTCCTGA
- the dnaA gene encoding chromosomal replication initiator protein DnaA yields MEVSPAELWTEALRRMEGQLNKPTLESFLRVMRPVGLQDDTFHFSVPNRFAKDWVEQRLTDTIRRALRVVIGRDVGVRVSVVEAPPPAQGPAAPAQSPRTAAPSSPAPSRVPEGIHISPKYTFETFVVGAGNRFAHAAAMAVAESPARAYNPLFIYGGVGLGKTHLLQAIGHRVLHGAGIARVAYVSSEKFTNELINSIRDDKTLEFRQRYRSVDVLLIDDIQFLAGKERTQEEFFHTFNTLHETNHQIIISSDRPPKEIPTLEDRLRSRFEWGLIADIQPPDLETRIAILSKKAESDGISVPGGVAEFIAQRIHTNIRELEGALVRVVAYASLTRSAISVELAADVLRDLLPPARARVVTIQSIQQAVAEFFGLRVEEMRAKRRTKGVAFPRQVAMYVAREITDASLPRVGEEFGGRDHTTVMHACQRVREALHRDAHLAASIKRLMEDLQRQG; encoded by the coding sequence ATCGAAGTCTCCCCCGCCGAGTTGTGGACGGAAGCCCTGCGACGAATGGAGGGGCAGCTCAACAAGCCGACCCTCGAGTCGTTTCTGCGGGTGATGCGTCCCGTCGGTCTCCAGGATGACACCTTTCACTTCTCCGTCCCTAACCGCTTTGCGAAGGACTGGGTGGAGCAGCGGCTGACCGACACGATCCGGCGCGCACTGCGCGTCGTGATCGGTCGCGACGTCGGCGTGCGCGTTTCGGTTGTCGAGGCCCCGCCGCCGGCCCAGGGCCCCGCGGCCCCGGCGCAATCTCCACGCACCGCGGCGCCGTCCTCTCCTGCGCCCTCCCGCGTTCCCGAAGGGATCCACATCTCGCCCAAGTACACCTTCGAAACGTTCGTCGTGGGAGCCGGAAACCGGTTCGCCCACGCGGCCGCGATGGCCGTGGCCGAGTCGCCCGCGCGGGCCTACAACCCCCTGTTCATCTACGGCGGCGTTGGCCTGGGCAAGACTCACCTGCTCCAGGCCATCGGGCACCGGGTGCTGCACGGCGCGGGCATCGCGCGGGTCGCGTACGTGAGCAGCGAGAAGTTCACCAACGAGTTGATCAACTCGATCCGGGACGACAAGACGCTAGAGTTCCGGCAGCGGTACCGCAGCGTAGACGTCCTGCTCATAGACGACATCCAGTTTCTGGCGGGAAAGGAGCGAACGCAGGAGGAGTTCTTTCACACGTTCAACACGCTTCACGAGACCAACCACCAGATCATCATCTCGTCAGATCGGCCGCCCAAGGAGATACCCACCCTGGAGGACCGCCTCCGGAGCCGTTTCGAGTGGGGGCTGATCGCCGACATCCAGCCCCCCGACCTGGAGACGCGCATCGCCATCCTGAGCAAGAAGGCCGAGAGTGACGGGATCTCCGTGCCCGGGGGAGTCGCGGAGTTCATTGCCCAGCGCATCCACACGAACATCCGCGAGCTGGAAGGTGCGCTGGTGCGTGTGGTCGCCTACGCTTCTCTCACCCGCTCGGCCATCAGCGTGGAGCTGGCCGCGGATGTGCTGCGCGATCTGCTGCCTCCCGCGCGAGCCAGGGTCGTGACAATCCAGTCCATCCAGCAGGCGGTGGCGGAGTTCTTCGGCCTGCGGGTGGAAGAGATGCGCGCCAAACGCCGCACCAAGGGCGTGGCCTTCCCGCGCCAGGTGGCCATGTACGTGGCTCGAGAGATCACGGACGCCTCGCTGCCGCGCGTTGGGGAAGAGTTCGGGGGGCGTGATCACACCACGGTCATGCACGCGTGCCAGCGGGTGCGCGAAGCGCTTCACCGCGACGCCCATCTTGCGGCCAGCATCAAACGCCTGATGGAAGACCTCCAGCGTCAAGGTTGA
- the dnaN gene encoding DNA polymerase III subunit beta: MQFTCAHEHLSKAVALVGRAVSTRATMPILSNILIETRKDAIKLAATDLDHGIQTEAPAKVKKGGAITLPARLFGEIVSNLPEAPVQVKVVEGGTEVEVQCERVTYDLVGLPASDFPLMPEPEAAPVASVDAGLLRTMVRQTEFAVSTDDTRVFLTGLYLVLDGKEVRVVATDGGRLALRTAALASAASQKIGVIVPSKTMRELTRALGSAEGEVEISLAENQILFTMPGARMVSRLIPGPFPNYQQVIPQGYKQRVTVGTQRLLAAVRRVALTARDSANVVRLQAEGDTLTLASNTPEYGRSEERLQVASEGDIVATAFNARYLIECLSVLDADELVLELTGPLSPGALRPVGGGDYTYVLAPVRVAT; encoded by the coding sequence ATGCAGTTTACCTGTGCGCACGAGCATCTAAGCAAAGCGGTTGCCCTGGTGGGCCGCGCCGTATCCACGCGCGCCACGATGCCCATCCTGAGCAACATACTGATCGAGACGCGCAAGGACGCGATCAAGTTGGCCGCCACCGACCTCGACCACGGCATACAGACCGAGGCGCCCGCAAAGGTCAAGAAGGGCGGTGCGATAACGCTTCCGGCGCGGCTGTTCGGCGAGATCGTTTCGAACCTCCCCGAGGCGCCCGTGCAGGTGAAGGTCGTGGAGGGAGGCACCGAGGTCGAGGTCCAGTGCGAGAGGGTGACCTACGATCTGGTGGGGCTGCCCGCGTCGGACTTCCCGCTGATGCCGGAGCCCGAGGCCGCGCCGGTGGCCAGCGTGGACGCAGGGCTGCTGCGCACAATGGTGCGGCAGACCGAGTTCGCTGTGTCCACCGATGACACGCGCGTGTTCCTGACAGGGCTCTACCTCGTCCTGGACGGGAAGGAAGTCCGCGTGGTCGCCACCGACGGCGGCCGGCTCGCCCTGCGCACCGCCGCGCTCGCCAGCGCGGCATCGCAGAAGATAGGCGTCATCGTGCCTTCCAAGACGATGCGCGAGTTGACGCGCGCACTCGGGAGCGCCGAGGGCGAGGTGGAGATCTCCCTGGCAGAGAACCAGATCCTGTTCACCATGCCGGGAGCAAGGATGGTCAGCCGCCTGATTCCAGGGCCCTTTCCGAACTACCAGCAGGTCATCCCGCAGGGCTACAAGCAGCGCGTGACCGTTGGCACACAGCGGCTGCTGGCCGCCGTGCGCCGCGTCGCGCTCACGGCACGGGACTCGGCCAACGTTGTTCGGCTGCAGGCCGAGGGGGACACGCTGACGCTCGCTTCCAACACGCCCGAGTACGGCCGGTCCGAAGAGCGCCTGCAGGTCGCCTCTGAGGGCGACATCGTCGCAACCGCGTTCAACGCCAGATACCTGATCGAGTGCCTGTCGGTGCTCGATGCGGACGAGCTGGTGCTCGAGCTGACCGGACCGCTTAGCCCTGGCGCGCTGCGCCCTGTCGGAGGAGGCGACTATACGTACGTTCTGGCCCCGGTCCGCGTTGCCACCTGA
- a CDS encoding RNA-binding S4 domain-containing protein: MPPERTVRIHTGTITLGALLKWAGVVGTGGEAKTLIAARRVLVNGQVETKRGRRLAAGDLVAVQGGPTLAIAVAEDATTPAPLDSVLS, translated from the coding sequence TTGCCACCTGAGCGCACGGTAAGGATCCATACAGGGACCATCACCCTGGGCGCGCTGCTGAAGTGGGCAGGCGTGGTGGGAACCGGCGGCGAGGCCAAGACCCTCATCGCGGCGCGCCGCGTGCTGGTAAATGGGCAGGTCGAGACGAAGCGTGGCCGCCGGCTGGCCGCCGGGGACCTGGTCGCCGTGCAGGGAGGGCCCACCCTGGCCATCGCAGTTGCGGAAGATGCCACGACTCCGGCGCCTCTGGATTCGGTCCTTTCGTAA
- a CDS encoding DNA replication/repair protein RecF has product MGRSRRSVAAGWPPGTWSPCREGPPWPSQLRKMPRLRRLWIRSFRNYSRADIALDDGVTALVGRNGAGKSNVLEAVYLVATGRSHRTAREEEAIQSGETAARVRAQIFRRGREEEIEITLAVEAGRLTSQMRVNGAPTPRGSVLGRLTVVLAAPWDLEMVRGPAAGRRRLLDAALAQISPAYFFALHRYHRVVAQRNAHLRRGVPGGTEAWDAQMVALGVRIAAHRGAYMRRMAPEAEAWFGRLGGEGALTVAYRPSWLGETDETREDEARAQMARLRADEIRRGTTLSGPHRDDVELSLGGTALRANGSQGQWRTAMLAIRLAERGVMASETGESPVLLLDDALSELDQDRQRRILGLAEEGQVLLTSTVLPRVARPVRVLTVEAGAVAEAAWSSQSETF; this is encoded by the coding sequence ATGGGCAGGTCGAGACGAAGCGTGGCCGCCGGCTGGCCGCCGGGGACCTGGTCGCCGTGCAGGGAGGGCCCACCCTGGCCATCGCAGTTGCGGAAGATGCCACGACTCCGGCGCCTCTGGATTCGGTCCTTTCGTAACTACTCCCGAGCGGACATCGCGCTCGACGACGGCGTCACCGCGCTCGTCGGCCGCAACGGAGCGGGCAAGTCCAACGTGCTGGAGGCCGTCTACCTGGTGGCGACCGGACGGTCTCACCGGACCGCGCGCGAGGAGGAGGCAATCCAGAGCGGCGAGACGGCCGCCCGAGTGCGTGCACAGATCTTCCGGCGAGGACGCGAGGAAGAGATTGAGATAACGCTGGCGGTGGAAGCTGGCCGCCTGACCTCGCAGATGCGGGTAAACGGCGCGCCCACCCCGCGAGGGAGCGTGCTCGGCCGCCTGACGGTCGTCCTGGCGGCCCCGTGGGATTTGGAGATGGTACGCGGCCCTGCGGCAGGCCGTCGCCGCCTGCTGGACGCGGCCCTGGCTCAGATCAGCCCGGCCTACTTCTTCGCGTTGCACCGTTACCACCGGGTGGTGGCGCAGAGGAACGCCCACCTGCGGCGCGGGGTGCCGGGCGGCACCGAGGCCTGGGACGCCCAGATGGTCGCGCTTGGCGTGAGGATCGCGGCGCACCGCGGCGCATACATGCGGCGCATGGCGCCCGAGGCGGAAGCGTGGTTTGGACGCCTGGGTGGAGAGGGCGCCCTCACGGTGGCCTACCGCCCGTCCTGGCTCGGGGAAACGGACGAGACCCGGGAGGACGAGGCACGGGCGCAAATGGCGCGCCTGCGCGCCGATGAGATCAGGCGGGGCACCACGCTGTCTGGCCCCCACCGCGACGACGTGGAGTTGTCGCTCGGGGGTACCGCGCTGCGCGCCAACGGGTCGCAGGGACAGTGGCGGACCGCCATGCTGGCGATTCGGCTGGCCGAGCGCGGAGTGATGGCCTCCGAGACGGGAGAGAGCCCGGTTCTCCTGCTGGACGACGCGCTCTCGGAGCTCGACCAGGACCGGCAGAGAAGAATCCTGGGGCTGGCGGAGGAGGGGCAGGTGCTGTTGACCTCGACCGTGCTGCCGCGGGTTGCCCGACCGGTGAGGGTGCTGACGGTGGAAGCCGGCGCCGTGGCGGAGGCGGCATGGTCGTCCCAATCAGAGACGTTCTAA
- a CDS encoding DUF721 domain-containing protein produces MVVPIRDVLRSAARALGIEPAAHLAAAREAWPRVVGQALAGVSAPVTLRGKRLQVGVTHEAAGQEIRLRRAEIVVALAREVGEGAITDVTPVARRSLPGRGPGRREVR; encoded by the coding sequence ATGGTCGTCCCAATCAGAGACGTTCTAAGGTCGGCCGCCCGCGCGCTGGGAATCGAGCCGGCGGCGCACCTCGCGGCTGCCCGGGAGGCATGGCCGCGGGTCGTGGGCCAGGCGCTGGCAGGAGTAAGCGCTCCGGTTACCCTGCGGGGCAAGAGATTGCAGGTGGGGGTGACCCACGAGGCAGCCGGACAGGAGATCCGGCTGCGGCGCGCAGAGATCGTGGTAGCCCTGGCCCGTGAGGTGGGCGAGGGGGCAATCACCGACGTGACGCCGGTAGCACGGCGAAGCCTGCCCGGCCGCGGGCCGGGCCGCAGGGAGGTCCGGTGA